A genomic region of Streptomyces sp. R33 contains the following coding sequences:
- a CDS encoding helix-turn-helix domain-containing protein: MPPRPLEIGPAGRAAAHAIERTRVARGYSQRQLAARVTALGRPMTFTALSRIERTVRRCDIDDLVAIAAALGAPPHALLAASSSHPESLRVGGI; this comes from the coding sequence ATGCCGCCACGCCCTCTCGAAATCGGACCCGCCGGACGCGCCGCCGCCCACGCCATCGAACGCACCCGCGTGGCCCGTGGCTACTCCCAGCGCCAGCTCGCCGCCCGGGTCACCGCACTTGGTCGCCCCATGACCTTCACCGCGCTCTCCCGCATCGAACGCACGGTACGCCGCTGCGACATCGACGACCTCGTCGCCATCGCCGCAGCCCTCGGAGCGCCGCCGCACGCGCTTCTCGCTGCTTCGTCGAGCCACCCCGAGTCGCTGAGGGTGGGCGGAATATAG
- a CDS encoding ATP-binding protein, with translation MAGILRRRGMDPSVMDSQEPDPAPQPVTSLQLADARIPPRYRQALADHPEVAAWVDEIACAGRPGPSGTRGIAEGPSLLIVGPTGTGKTHQAYGAVRSLLAAGVRLRWEAVTAADLYARLRPRPGLDAERELHTLARCPLLVLDDLGAAKGSEWTEELTYRLINHRYEYLRPTLLTTNLPIPKLRTALGDRVASRLSEMTHRVILDGPDRRRRNSPAA, from the coding sequence ATGGCGGGGATCCTGCGCCGCCGGGGCATGGACCCGTCCGTCATGGACTCGCAGGAACCGGACCCCGCGCCCCAACCGGTCACCTCCCTGCAACTGGCCGACGCCCGCATCCCCCCGCGCTACCGGCAGGCCCTCGCCGATCACCCCGAGGTCGCCGCCTGGGTGGACGAGATCGCGTGTGCCGGGCGCCCCGGCCCATCCGGCACACGGGGCATCGCAGAGGGCCCGTCGTTGCTGATCGTCGGCCCCACCGGCACCGGCAAGACCCACCAGGCCTACGGCGCCGTCCGCAGCCTGCTCGCAGCCGGCGTCCGCCTGCGCTGGGAAGCCGTCACCGCCGCCGACCTGTACGCCCGCCTGAGGCCGCGCCCAGGACTCGACGCGGAACGTGAACTGCACACCCTGGCCCGCTGCCCGCTGCTGGTCCTGGACGACCTCGGCGCCGCCAAGGGCAGCGAGTGGACGGAGGAGCTGACCTACCGGCTGATCAACCACCGGTACGAGTACCTGCGCCCCACCTTGCTCACGACGAACCTCCCCATCCCCAAGCTCCGCACCGCCCTCGGCGACCGCGTCGCCTCCCGCCTCTCCGAGATGACCCACCGGGTCATCCTCGACGGGCCCGACCGCCGCCGTCGCAATTCCCCCGCCGCTTGA
- a CDS encoding DUF2637 domain-containing protein, whose translation MTTTSHRTQTAERYALAIAGCVIVTLTAAGFWLSYAHLAEVAGRHGLGTSPTRQWAWPATLDAFIVAGEVLMLRASLRRETDGWAISLTAAGSLGSIALNVAGVSRSDGVPAPALDYVVAAVPPAAALFAFGVLMRQIHRHVAAEESTHSRRPVGEPSAHPADLGRPRGHSATPQLPDPERHSDHEGDRPTSADAGQDAPGDVAEETDQVAEAHVPPKKRTGRKPAATDDELFAIALTAPLGRDGRASSRHIETAVRSRGLSLGRDRRDKITRQVQSELDSGQADAA comes from the coding sequence TTGACCACCACCTCCCACCGCACGCAGACCGCCGAGCGGTACGCCCTGGCTATCGCAGGCTGCGTCATCGTCACTCTCACCGCCGCGGGTTTCTGGCTCTCCTACGCCCACCTCGCCGAAGTTGCGGGGCGTCACGGCCTCGGGACTTCCCCCACCCGCCAATGGGCGTGGCCCGCCACGCTCGATGCCTTCATCGTCGCCGGCGAAGTGCTCATGCTCCGCGCCAGCCTCCGCCGGGAAACCGACGGGTGGGCGATCTCCCTCACCGCTGCCGGATCGCTGGGCTCGATCGCCCTGAACGTCGCCGGCGTCAGCAGGTCCGACGGCGTCCCGGCCCCGGCCCTCGACTACGTCGTCGCCGCTGTCCCACCAGCAGCCGCGCTCTTCGCCTTCGGCGTCCTCATGCGGCAGATCCACCGCCACGTCGCTGCCGAGGAGTCCACCCACAGTCGCCGTCCGGTAGGGGAACCCTCGGCCCATCCCGCGGACCTGGGCCGTCCCCGCGGGCACTCCGCCACACCGCAGCTCCCGGACCCGGAACGGCACTCGGACCACGAGGGTGACCGCCCCACTTCGGCTGACGCCGGACAGGACGCACCAGGCGATGTGGCGGAAGAGACCGATCAAGTGGCGGAAGCCCACGTCCCGCCGAAGAAGCGCACCGGTCGCAAGCCCGCCGCCACCGACGACGAGCTGTTCGCCATCGCTCTCACCGCCCCGCTCGGACGCGATGGACGCGCGTCGAGCCGCCACATCGAGACGGCTGTCCGCTCCCGCGGCCTCTCCCTCGGCAGGGACCGCCGAGACAAGATCACACGGCAGGTCCAGTCCGAACTCGACAGCGGCCAAGCGGACGCCGCGTAG
- the mobC gene encoding plasmid mobilization relaxosome protein MobC — MNDAEHALVATAAKAVGVTVAGFFAKAALNAAHDPHTSAAAIAGRRETVIELFTARRHLGQIGNNLNQLTRAVNSGGRPTDIQLDAVLDSVRQASARVQDATDQLLEHG; from the coding sequence ATGAACGACGCCGAGCACGCGCTCGTCGCGACCGCCGCCAAAGCTGTCGGCGTGACCGTCGCCGGCTTCTTCGCCAAAGCCGCCCTCAACGCGGCCCACGACCCTCACACCAGCGCCGCGGCCATCGCCGGACGTCGCGAGACCGTCATCGAACTGTTCACTGCCCGCAGACACCTCGGTCAGATCGGCAACAACCTCAACCAGCTGACCCGCGCCGTCAACTCCGGCGGCCGACCGACCGACATCCAACTCGACGCCGTGCTCGACTCGGTCCGCCAGGCCTCCGCGCGCGTCCAGGACGCCACCGACCAGCTCCTCGAACACGGCTAG
- a CDS encoding NUDIX hydrolase, translated as MEQQNAEGRPAIAAAVVVHEGRVLMVRRRVSEGRLSWQFPAGEVEPGEAREEAAVRETLEETGLAVRALKPLGERVHPDTGRLMSYTACEVAGGHAHIADTDELAELAWVARADISEYVPYRLFEPVQEHLDVVLEY; from the coding sequence GTGGAGCAGCAGAACGCTGAGGGCCGACCGGCCATCGCAGCGGCCGTCGTGGTCCACGAGGGCCGCGTTCTCATGGTGCGGCGCCGGGTCAGCGAGGGGCGGCTGTCCTGGCAGTTCCCCGCCGGTGAGGTCGAGCCGGGCGAAGCCCGGGAGGAGGCCGCCGTACGCGAGACCCTGGAGGAGACCGGCCTCGCCGTGAGGGCGCTGAAACCGCTGGGGGAACGGGTCCACCCTGACACCGGCCGCTTGATGTCGTACACCGCCTGCGAGGTGGCTGGCGGCCACGCGCACATCGCGGACACCGACGAGCTGGCCGAACTCGCGTGGGTGGCCCGCGCCGACATCTCTGAGTACGTCCCGTACCGCCTGTTCGAGCCGGTGCAAGAACACCTCGACGTCGTCCTGGAGTATTGA
- a CDS encoding flavoprotein, with amino-acid sequence MTEPQPKPFLYVVVCAAGIAGDVGRLITAAQERGWEVGVIATPQGLEFLDTWAIEEQTGYPVRSAWRSPGEARTYPPADAIAVAPATFNTVNKWAAGFADNLALGILCEAPGMGVPMVLLPYVNTALAAHRAYRRSIDELREMGVLIGSYEPHRPKSGGGADRFPWEEVVDLLTPLLRTGAEPQ; translated from the coding sequence GTGACCGAGCCGCAGCCCAAGCCCTTCCTGTACGTCGTCGTGTGCGCCGCCGGGATCGCCGGCGACGTCGGCAGGCTGATCACCGCAGCGCAGGAACGGGGCTGGGAGGTCGGGGTGATCGCCACGCCACAGGGTCTCGAGTTCCTCGACACCTGGGCTATCGAGGAGCAGACCGGGTACCCGGTCAGGTCCGCCTGGCGTTCGCCCGGCGAGGCGCGGACATACCCGCCGGCTGATGCCATCGCGGTCGCGCCGGCCACGTTCAACACGGTCAACAAGTGGGCCGCCGGCTTCGCCGACAACCTGGCGCTCGGCATCCTCTGCGAAGCCCCCGGCATGGGCGTCCCTATGGTCCTGCTGCCCTACGTGAACACCGCGCTCGCCGCCCACCGGGCCTACCGGCGCAGCATCGACGAGCTCCGGGAGATGGGCGTGCTGATCGGCAGCTACGAGCCACACCGCCCGAAGTCCGGTGGCGGGGCCGACCGCTTCCCGTGGGAGGAGGTGGTCGATCTGCTCACCCCGCTCCTCCGGACCGGAGCCGAGCCCCAGTGA
- a CDS encoding helix-turn-helix transcriptional regulator, protein MADTQGEAHRIGVLIRRARVLQSRSQADVAAELGYHQSKISRLEGGRGTDDIRVLRDVARVLRIPPVQLGLADAGPEAEPHDPETDDMRRRTFLAAGVTALAAPVPAAHPALVQALLPGVLAAPTTEPASTDRLRLRATSIRRLLTTCDYAELERTLPGLITDLRHALGSSLRPEEVSRFLATAYQTSASLFLKQGDAGTAWLAVGRAMAEAERFGDPLVLAASVRLHAHVLVREKHPGQAVTLIRHTASQLTGSYDRRSPHHLAVLGLLLLRGATAASRADDRAATGEFLAEAEEVARYVALDRPDAWANFSPTNVTLHRISAAVSFGDAGIALDAARPLMHRHIPVPERRAALWIEAARAYTQQGRLADGYQALRIAETCAAQDVRRPAVRELVADMAARDRRRTLPELHHFSRRLGVSA, encoded by the coding sequence ATGGCCGACACACAGGGCGAGGCGCACCGCATCGGTGTGCTGATCCGCCGGGCAAGGGTCTTACAGAGCCGCTCACAAGCGGACGTGGCCGCTGAACTGGGTTACCACCAGTCGAAGATCAGCCGCCTGGAGGGCGGCCGCGGAACCGACGACATCCGGGTCCTCCGCGACGTCGCCCGGGTACTGCGGATCCCGCCGGTCCAGCTCGGGCTCGCTGACGCCGGCCCGGAAGCAGAGCCCCACGATCCGGAGACAGACGACATGCGCCGCCGTACCTTCCTCGCCGCGGGCGTCACTGCGCTGGCCGCCCCCGTGCCCGCCGCGCACCCGGCGCTGGTCCAGGCCCTCCTGCCCGGCGTCCTCGCAGCCCCGACGACGGAGCCGGCCTCCACGGATCGGCTCCGCCTACGAGCCACCTCCATCCGCAGGCTGCTGACCACGTGCGACTACGCGGAACTGGAGCGCACGCTTCCTGGCCTGATCACGGATCTGCGCCATGCACTCGGCAGCTCGTTGCGGCCCGAGGAGGTGTCCCGCTTCCTCGCCACGGCCTACCAGACCTCGGCCAGCCTCTTCCTCAAGCAGGGTGACGCCGGAACGGCCTGGCTGGCTGTCGGCCGGGCCATGGCGGAGGCCGAACGCTTCGGCGACCCCCTCGTCCTCGCCGCCAGCGTCCGGCTCCACGCGCACGTCCTCGTCCGTGAGAAGCACCCCGGACAAGCCGTCACGCTGATCCGGCACACCGCTTCGCAGCTCACCGGCTCGTACGACCGTCGCTCTCCGCACCACCTCGCCGTCCTGGGTCTGCTCCTGCTGCGTGGAGCCACGGCCGCGAGCCGCGCGGACGACCGTGCCGCCACCGGGGAGTTCCTCGCCGAAGCGGAGGAGGTGGCCCGGTACGTCGCCCTCGACCGGCCGGACGCCTGGGCCAACTTCAGCCCGACGAACGTCACCCTTCACCGGATCAGTGCGGCGGTCTCCTTCGGCGACGCGGGCATCGCCCTCGACGCGGCCCGCCCGCTCATGCACCGCCACATCCCGGTCCCCGAGCGCCGTGCCGCACTCTGGATCGAGGCCGCCCGCGCCTATACCCAGCAGGGCCGCCTGGCAGACGGCTACCAGGCCCTGCGGATCGCCGAGACCTGCGCCGCCCAGGACGTACGCCGTCCCGCCGTCCGCGAGCTGGTCGCCGACATGGCCGCGCGGGACCGTCGACGTACGCTGCCGGAGCTCCACCACTTCAGCCGCCGACTGGGAGTATCCGCGTGA
- a CDS encoding ATP-binding protein: MEVHEVTLLVTGTPEGAAHARRTVMDEVSGWRRGAVTNELHGAETVAGELLANAVRHGGAGTASITARLRGDRLRFEVRDQSSAVPRMRVGHPDAEHGRGLLIIAALADEHGVEQGSSGKSCWAEFDLAARPTTSVFPQPLDRRS; the protein is encoded by the coding sequence ATGGAAGTGCACGAAGTCACCCTGCTTGTGACGGGTACGCCGGAAGGCGCCGCCCACGCCCGACGCACGGTAATGGACGAAGTCAGTGGCTGGCGACGGGGCGCGGTCACCAACGAACTGCACGGAGCGGAAACCGTGGCGGGCGAGCTCCTGGCCAACGCCGTCCGGCACGGAGGCGCTGGGACCGCATCCATCACTGCTCGCCTACGCGGTGACCGGCTGCGTTTCGAGGTCCGCGACCAGAGTTCGGCCGTCCCCCGGATGCGCGTCGGCCACCCGGACGCCGAGCACGGGCGAGGTCTGTTGATCATTGCCGCCCTCGCCGACGAGCACGGCGTCGAACAGGGCTCCTCGGGCAAGTCGTGCTGGGCCGAGTTCGACCTCGCCGCCCGCCCCACAACCTCCGTCTTCCCCCAACCTCTCGACCGAAGGAGTTGA
- a CDS encoding UDP-N-acetylglucosamine 1-carboxyvinyltransferase: MALTRASASNAEVIAVRPGSPLAGSVTVDGSKNAALPMLATAAAVRRNVQLENVPASADVQAMVALLQGTGWHVARAVGRPDTLLVIAPEHAPAIPDLSRASVIRASYYMVPALLALRGTARLPWPGGCRIGQRGMELHFKVYEAFGDQVTIQDAGYSVEASGQGSGGTVSHALPFRSRGATIAAVLRAVVADRALRLGRPNLSPEVLTVLDALCSAGWQAKVSDRFLALDPAPTLADEIPAWRVPGDKVEAGTLACAVAATGGKARIDGIHGRDLVPFQAALQRLGIATSVRGEALLVDGSSNAGPTSRPLRAIATLSPGGLDADFEPPLMALALGRAGTHLFADSINPGRHGNLLPQLARLGADIEEISPTECRFTGPQRLTGAGVEATDIRTGSALMVAALTARGITTLGGVAQLRRGHADLPGKLLQLGADICEVTP; encoded by the coding sequence GTGGCACTCACCCGAGCTTCGGCCTCGAACGCCGAAGTGATCGCCGTACGCCCCGGCAGCCCGCTCGCCGGCTCCGTCACCGTCGACGGCTCCAAGAACGCCGCCCTTCCCATGCTGGCGACCGCGGCGGCCGTACGTCGAAACGTCCAGCTGGAGAACGTTCCGGCCAGCGCCGACGTCCAGGCGATGGTTGCCCTCCTCCAGGGGACCGGCTGGCACGTGGCCCGAGCGGTCGGACGGCCTGACACCCTGCTGGTCATCGCTCCCGAACACGCGCCCGCCATTCCCGACCTGAGCCGCGCCTCGGTCATTCGGGCCTCGTACTACATGGTGCCCGCCCTCCTCGCGTTACGGGGCACTGCCCGGCTGCCTTGGCCCGGCGGGTGCCGGATCGGACAGCGCGGTATGGAGCTGCACTTCAAGGTGTACGAGGCGTTCGGGGACCAAGTCACCATCCAGGACGCCGGGTACTCCGTCGAGGCCAGCGGGCAGGGCAGCGGCGGCACGGTCTCGCACGCGCTGCCCTTCCGGTCGCGCGGCGCGACGATCGCCGCAGTGCTGCGGGCGGTCGTCGCCGACCGGGCGTTGCGCCTGGGGCGCCCGAACCTCTCGCCGGAAGTCCTGACCGTGCTCGATGCACTCTGCTCGGCAGGTTGGCAGGCCAAGGTGAGCGACCGGTTCCTCGCTCTCGATCCGGCACCCACACTCGCCGACGAGATTCCGGCCTGGCGCGTGCCGGGCGACAAGGTCGAGGCGGGGACCCTCGCCTGTGCCGTCGCCGCCACCGGCGGCAAAGCACGGATCGACGGCATCCACGGCCGGGACCTCGTGCCGTTTCAGGCGGCACTTCAGCGGCTGGGCATCGCCACATCGGTGCGGGGCGAGGCGCTCCTCGTCGACGGCAGTAGCAACGCCGGCCCGACGAGCCGGCCGCTGCGGGCCATCGCCACCCTCTCTCCTGGGGGCCTGGACGCGGACTTCGAGCCGCCGCTGATGGCCCTGGCCCTCGGCCGGGCCGGCACCCACCTGTTCGCCGACTCGATCAACCCCGGCCGCCACGGCAACCTCCTGCCCCAGTTGGCGAGGCTCGGAGCCGACATCGAGGAGATCTCACCCACCGAGTGCCGCTTTACCGGTCCCCAGCGCCTCACCGGAGCCGGTGTCGAAGCCACGGACATCCGCACCGGCTCCGCCCTCATGGTGGCCGCCCTGACCGCCCGCGGGATCACTACCCTCGGCGGGGTCGCCCAGCTGCGCCGGGGCCACGCCGATCTGCCCGGCAAGCTGCTCCAGCTCGGCGCCGACATCTGCGAGGTCACCCCGTGA
- a CDS encoding metallophosphoesterase — translation MTAGRSVRQILATTDVHSALGVGAAFLGQLHEARSDSLLVDCGDFFEGTGYYRLGKGTLERDVLLGLYDVIAPGNHGWAHYFEPALHQRTVCANAVDDSTGTPLFRRLRIVEVAGRPTAVTGVIGLQAFDSIPVAQRPGQRAVEPVKALRELMLAHHHEVDSWVLLSHCGFEEDLGLADTCPFLDVIFAGHCHSDHTGPARIGNTLVLKGRELGVGYAVATYTPDRWVGRTALFSDTADTAPSVLPPELASVRDRIAAFDAQLTEPLGRIAEPYRNKQLDRRALVQDLADQLRSGLGRDAVILNETALRTTILGEILTTGDLLIVEPFANSLVEASIAPAHPHDTEALLAHLTERVGPLVTSPDPLPAGLTSVLTTDYLADSCLGGRARPTGLSVGSAIRSTLTNGDDQ, via the coding sequence GTGACCGCGGGCCGTTCGGTCCGGCAGATCCTCGCCACCACGGACGTGCACTCCGCCCTCGGTGTCGGCGCCGCCTTCCTCGGCCAACTCCACGAGGCACGGTCTGACAGCCTGCTCGTGGACTGCGGCGACTTCTTCGAGGGCACCGGCTACTACCGGCTCGGCAAGGGCACTCTCGAACGGGACGTCCTGCTCGGCCTGTACGACGTCATCGCCCCGGGAAACCACGGCTGGGCGCACTACTTCGAGCCCGCCCTCCACCAGCGGACCGTCTGCGCGAACGCAGTCGACGATTCGACCGGCACCCCGCTCTTCCGGCGCCTGCGCATCGTGGAGGTCGCGGGCCGGCCCACGGCCGTCACCGGGGTGATCGGGCTCCAGGCGTTCGACTCGATCCCGGTCGCCCAGCGGCCGGGGCAACGGGCCGTCGAGCCCGTGAAGGCCCTGCGCGAGTTGATGCTGGCGCACCACCATGAGGTCGACTCCTGGGTGCTCCTCAGCCACTGCGGCTTCGAGGAGGACCTCGGGCTCGCCGATACCTGCCCCTTCCTGGACGTGATCTTCGCGGGCCACTGCCACAGCGATCACACGGGCCCCGCACGCATCGGCAACACCCTCGTCCTGAAGGGCCGCGAGCTCGGCGTCGGCTACGCCGTCGCCACGTACACCCCCGACCGCTGGGTCGGCCGAACCGCCCTCTTCTCCGACACCGCGGACACCGCCCCATCCGTCCTGCCGCCCGAGCTGGCCTCCGTACGGGACCGGATCGCGGCGTTCGACGCACAGCTGACCGAGCCGTTGGGCCGGATCGCGGAACCGTACCGGAACAAACAGCTCGATCGCCGGGCCCTGGTCCAAGACCTGGCCGACCAGCTCCGGAGCGGCCTGGGCAGGGACGCCGTCATCCTGAACGAGACCGCCCTCCGCACCACGATCCTGGGCGAAATCCTGACCACCGGCGATCTGCTGATCGTCGAGCCGTTCGCGAACTCGCTGGTCGAGGCCAGCATCGCTCCGGCCCACCCCCACGACACCGAAGCCCTCCTCGCCCACCTCACCGAGCGAGTCGGGCCGCTCGTCACTTCTCCCGACCCGCTTCCGGCCGGGCTGACGAGCGTGCTGACCACCGACTACCTGGCCGACAGCTGCCTGGGCGGCCGGGCCCGTCCCACCGGCCTGAGCGTGGGCTCGGCGATCCGGAGCACCCTCACGAACGGAGACGACCAGTGA
- the dcd gene encoding dCTP deaminase, producing the protein MILTGPEIISASRDGRLRIAPFSSSQVNPNSYNVRLGPTLLTYTDDVLDAHRPNPTHRIQVGEDGHTLQPGELYLGHTMEEVGSDRFVPLLFGRSSVGRLGLFVEITAPIGDIGFHGQWTLMLTPTRPVRVYAGMKIGQIMFFVSEGAIDLYSGKYQASAGPQPSAYWRDLDPSAVTS; encoded by the coding sequence GTGATCCTGACCGGTCCGGAGATCATCTCCGCCTCGCGCGACGGGCGGCTGCGCATCGCCCCCTTCTCCTCCTCCCAGGTCAACCCGAACAGCTACAACGTCCGACTCGGTCCCACCCTGCTGACCTACACGGACGACGTCCTCGACGCCCACCGCCCCAACCCCACCCACCGCATCCAGGTCGGCGAAGACGGCCACACCCTGCAGCCGGGCGAGCTGTACCTCGGACACACGATGGAGGAGGTGGGCTCGGACCGCTTCGTCCCGCTGCTCTTCGGCCGCTCCTCCGTGGGCCGGCTCGGACTCTTCGTCGAGATCACCGCGCCCATCGGAGACATCGGCTTCCACGGGCAGTGGACGCTGATGCTCACCCCGACCCGCCCCGTCCGCGTCTACGCCGGGATGAAGATCGGACAGATCATGTTCTTCGTCTCCGAGGGCGCCATCGACCTGTACTCCGGCAAGTACCAGGCGTCCGCCGGGCCGCAGCCCTCCGCCTACTGGCGCGACCTCGACCCCTCGGCGGTGACGTCGTGA
- a CDS encoding deoxycytidine triphosphate deaminase, translating into MILTGPAIAAARDAGHITIDPYEPDRLSPNAYDWRLGSTLRVCQGDLDAAAPTTFRELTLPDDGYVLEPDNLYLGHTLERTGSETYAQLLNGDRTTGCLGIWVHVSAPLGHQGHAIRWTLEIRATRPVRVRPGMTFGKLVFLRTHGTPASYQQHGLKYRTSEGIETSRLYEENPGGRR; encoded by the coding sequence GTGATCCTGACCGGACCGGCCATCGCCGCCGCCCGCGATGCGGGCCACATCACGATCGACCCGTACGAACCCGACCGCCTCTCCCCCAACGCCTACGACTGGCGCCTCGGCAGCACCCTCCGCGTCTGCCAGGGCGACTTGGACGCCGCTGCCCCCACCACCTTCCGCGAACTCACCCTCCCCGACGACGGCTACGTCCTCGAACCCGACAACCTCTACCTCGGCCACACCCTGGAGCGGACCGGATCCGAGACCTACGCCCAACTCCTCAACGGCGACCGGACCACCGGCTGCCTCGGCATCTGGGTCCACGTCTCCGCGCCCCTCGGCCACCAGGGCCACGCCATCCGCTGGACCCTGGAGATCAGGGCCACCCGCCCCGTTCGCGTCCGGCCCGGCATGACCTTCGGCAAGCTCGTCTTCCTCCGCACCCACGGCACGCCGGCCAGCTACCAGCAGCACGGCCTCAAGTACCGCACCAGCGAAGGCATCGAAACCTCCCGCCTCTACGAGGAGAACCCCGGAGGACGCCGGTGA
- a CDS encoding glycosyltransferase family 4 protein, whose translation MNPLVATALDLPYPSPGGSVELFLDLYTGERPAVPARAFMLAPDGPRPRTPAGLDLLHATGKCIGGDRFNRYVTDLRHALTAAVDPRQISVLHLHHLAFGATPALLRAFPRHPRIAFVHGTDLLYAENHSTQLRVLREAANAADAIVVPTHAMTDRLLKLAPKTDRRKIEKIPWGVPDQLLSAPPPRPAHRRTSHLRVLFAGRVSSEKGLEPLLQAVAATPSIELSVAAPRSQFQDLVPVIRQLGVHVRYLGWFRRQQLWKVFADHDVLAVPSTTLEAMGLVALEAQACGLPVLYQPVPGLTEALAGTGMATDFTTPATAAHDLNRLRTTPGLLELLRTAGRTNAARFPLSATASAITELGRRLT comes from the coding sequence GTGAACCCCCTCGTCGCCACCGCCCTCGACCTCCCGTACCCCAGCCCAGGCGGGAGCGTCGAACTCTTCCTCGACCTCTACACCGGCGAGCGGCCCGCCGTCCCCGCCCGCGCCTTCATGCTCGCCCCCGACGGCCCCCGCCCCCGGACGCCCGCCGGCCTCGACCTCCTCCACGCCACCGGGAAGTGCATCGGCGGCGACCGCTTCAACAGGTACGTCACCGACCTCCGTCACGCCCTCACGGCCGCCGTCGACCCGCGGCAGATCAGCGTGCTGCACCTCCACCACCTGGCCTTCGGCGCCACCCCGGCCCTCCTGCGCGCCTTCCCCCGCCACCCCCGCATCGCGTTCGTCCACGGCACCGACCTCCTCTACGCCGAGAACCACAGCACCCAGCTCCGCGTCCTGCGCGAGGCCGCGAACGCGGCCGACGCGATCGTCGTCCCCACCCACGCGATGACCGACCGCCTGCTCAAGCTCGCTCCCAAGACCGACAGGCGCAAGATCGAGAAGATCCCGTGGGGCGTCCCCGACCAGCTCCTGAGTGCTCCCCCGCCCCGGCCCGCACACCGCCGCACCAGCCACCTGCGCGTCCTCTTCGCAGGCCGCGTGAGCTCCGAGAAGGGCCTCGAACCCCTCCTCCAAGCCGTCGCGGCCACGCCCTCCATCGAACTGAGCGTCGCCGCACCCCGGTCCCAGTTCCAGGACCTCGTACCGGTCATCCGCCAGCTCGGTGTCCACGTCCGCTACCTCGGCTGGTTCCGCCGACAGCAGCTGTGGAAGGTCTTCGCCGACCACGACGTCCTGGCCGTGCCCTCCACCACCCTGGAGGCCATGGGCCTCGTCGCCCTCGAAGCCCAGGCCTGCGGCCTCCCCGTCCTCTACCAGCCCGTCCCCGGCCTCACCGAGGCCCTCGCCGGCACCGGCATGGCCACGGACTTCACCACCCCCGCCACCGCGGCCCACGACCTCAACCGCCTCCGCACCACACCGGGCCTGCTCGAACTGCTCCGCACGGCCGGCCGCACCAACGCCGCCCGCTTCCCCCTCAGCGCCACCGCCTCGGCCATCACCGAACTCGGCCGACGGCTCACCTGA